One segment of Pseudomonas sp. FP2196 DNA contains the following:
- a CDS encoding carbon-nitrogen hydrolase family protein: MPRSIVAALQIGALPGGKGETLEQILRWEAAIIKSGAALVVMPEALLGGYPKGEGFGTQLGYRLPEGREAFARYFANAIDVPGAETEALAGLSARTGANLVIGVIERAGSTLYCTALYFDPQAGLVAKHRKLMPTGTERLIWGKGDGSTLPVLDSQVGKLGAVVCWENMMPLLRTAMYAKGIEVWCAPTVDEREMWQVSMRHIAHEGRCFVVSACQVQASPNELGVEVANWPADRPLIAGGSVIVGPMGDVLAGPLCGEAGLLTAEIDTDELVRARYDYDVVGHYARPDVFELAVDERAKPGVRFNT; this comes from the coding sequence CAAGATCAATCGTTGCAGCCCTGCAGATCGGTGCCTTGCCCGGCGGCAAGGGCGAAACCCTGGAGCAGATCCTTCGCTGGGAAGCGGCGATCATCAAGTCCGGCGCGGCACTGGTGGTGATGCCGGAAGCGTTGCTCGGCGGGTATCCGAAAGGTGAGGGATTCGGTACCCAACTGGGCTATCGATTGCCTGAGGGGCGTGAGGCATTTGCACGGTATTTTGCCAATGCCATTGATGTACCGGGTGCGGAAACCGAAGCGCTGGCCGGTTTGTCGGCCCGCACCGGGGCCAATCTGGTGATCGGCGTGATCGAGCGTGCCGGCAGCACCCTGTATTGCACGGCGTTGTACTTCGATCCGCAGGCCGGACTGGTCGCCAAGCACCGCAAACTGATGCCCACCGGCACCGAGCGGCTGATCTGGGGCAAGGGCGATGGCTCGACGCTGCCGGTGCTCGACAGCCAGGTCGGCAAGCTCGGCGCAGTGGTGTGCTGGGAGAACATGATGCCGTTACTGCGCACGGCGATGTACGCCAAGGGCATTGAAGTCTGGTGCGCGCCGACCGTGGATGAGCGCGAAATGTGGCAGGTCAGCATGCGCCATATCGCCCATGAGGGCCGTTGTTTTGTGGTCAGCGCCTGTCAGGTGCAGGCGTCGCCGAATGAGTTGGGGGTGGAAGTGGCCAACTGGCCGGCGGATCGGCCGTTGATCGCCGGTGGCAGCGTGATCGTCGGGCCGATGGGCGATGTGCTGGCGGGGCCGTTGTGCGGGGAGGCGGGGTTACTCACGGCTGAAATTGATACGGATGAGTTGGTGCGTGCGCGGTATGACTACGACGTGGTCGGCCACTATGCGCGCCCCGACGTGTTCGAGTTAGCAGTCGACGAGCGCGCCAAACCCGGCGTGCGTTTCAACACATAA
- a CDS encoding DinB family protein, translated as MTQPLSHHLLTMAYQNAWANHRLAKAWTQLDDAELTAPRVSFFPGIRLTLNHILTCDWFYVDALERELRADEPHPDCYVFFNADEPFTDAARLREEQAHVDRRLIAYCEQLRDADLGRIVTIARDTPQHDSRLRLLSHLFEHQIHHRGQVHAMLSDTSVKPPQLDEFFCLGEAGLRAVDFAELGWTEELVWGH; from the coding sequence ATGACTCAGCCGCTATCCCATCATCTGCTGACCATGGCTTACCAGAATGCCTGGGCCAATCACCGCTTGGCCAAGGCATGGACGCAACTCGACGACGCAGAGCTGACAGCGCCCCGGGTGAGTTTCTTTCCCGGCATCCGCCTGACCCTCAACCACATCCTGACGTGCGACTGGTTCTACGTGGATGCGCTGGAGCGCGAGTTGCGCGCTGATGAGCCACACCCGGACTGTTATGTGTTTTTCAACGCTGACGAACCGTTTACCGACGCTGCTCGTTTGCGCGAAGAGCAGGCCCATGTCGACCGACGGCTGATCGCTTATTGCGAGCAACTGCGCGATGCCGATCTCGGACGTATCGTGACAATCGCCCGCGATACCCCGCAGCACGACAGTCGTCTGCGCTTGCTTTCGCACCTGTTCGAACATCAGATCCATCACCGTGGTCAGGTCCACGCGATGCTCAGCGATACCTCGGTGAAGCCTCCGCAACTGGACGAGTTTTTCTGCTTGGGCGAGGCCGGATTACGAGCCGTGGATTTCGCTGAACTGGGCTGGACCGAGGAGCTGGTCTGGGGGCATTGA
- a CDS encoding GNAT family N-acetyltransferase has product MEDTPTLYTERLILRPLQLADAEAVQQQFAHWEVVRYLNAAVPWPYPDDGALTYLRDIALPAMLAGKEWHWSIRLKAAPQQLIGNISLMDQQDNHRGFWLAPAWQGQGLMTEASEAVTDYWFRTLGRPLMRVPKAAPNIGSRKLSERAGMRLIRTDEDDFVSGRFAREVWEISREEWLQRH; this is encoded by the coding sequence ATGGAAGACACACCCACGCTGTACACCGAACGGCTGATCCTCCGCCCTTTGCAATTGGCGGATGCCGAGGCCGTACAGCAACAGTTTGCGCACTGGGAAGTGGTGCGATACCTCAATGCCGCTGTCCCTTGGCCCTACCCGGACGATGGCGCCCTCACCTATTTGCGTGACATTGCGCTGCCGGCGATGCTGGCTGGCAAGGAGTGGCATTGGTCGATTCGCCTGAAGGCCGCGCCGCAGCAGTTGATCGGCAATATCAGCCTGATGGATCAACAGGACAACCACCGTGGATTCTGGCTCGCGCCGGCGTGGCAAGGCCAGGGTTTGATGACCGAGGCCAGTGAGGCCGTGACCGATTACTGGTTCAGAACTCTCGGTCGCCCTTTGATGCGCGTACCGAAAGCGGCGCCGAACATCGGCTCGCGCAAGCTTTCTGAGCGTGCGGGGATGCGCTTGATTCGTACCGATGAAGACGATTTCGTCAGCGGACGCTTTGCTCGGGAAGTCTGGGAAATCAGCCGTGAGGAATGGCTGCAACGCCACTGA
- a CDS encoding LEA type 2 family protein, translated as MRRLHAVILSLLLLSLSACALFPNRDPVNINVVGIEPLTSQDLEVRFAIKLRVQNPNETAIDYNGIALDLEVNGHPLASGVSDQSGTIGRFSEAIVSVPVSVSAFSVLRQTLGLSQTQTLDNLPYVLRGKLAGGLFGTLRFNDSGKLSLPKASAATW; from the coding sequence ATGCGCCGCCTGCACGCCGTCATCCTGTCGCTACTGCTGCTGTCCCTCAGTGCCTGTGCGCTGTTCCCCAATCGTGATCCAGTGAATATCAATGTGGTCGGTATCGAACCGCTGACCAGCCAGGACCTGGAAGTGCGTTTCGCCATCAAGTTGCGCGTGCAGAATCCCAACGAAACCGCCATCGACTACAACGGCATTGCCCTGGATCTGGAAGTCAACGGCCACCCGCTGGCCTCGGGCGTGAGCGATCAGAGCGGCACCATCGGGCGTTTCTCTGAAGCCATCGTCAGCGTACCGGTCAGCGTTTCCGCATTCTCCGTGCTACGCCAGACCCTCGGCCTGAGCCAGACGCAGACCCTCGACAACCTGCCCTACGTGCTGCGCGGCAAACTCGCCGGCGGGCTGTTTGGCACCCTGCGCTTTAACGACAGTGGCAAGCTCAGCCTGCCCAAGGCCAGCGCCGCGACCTGGTAA
- a CDS encoding GNAT family N-acetyltransferase, whose protein sequence is MDSAEILVLQASYTNPLHAEAIGVLLNHYAEDPMGGGHPIDPDLLRRLPEELARRPHAFSVLAFVGGEPAGLVNCFEGFSTFACKPLVNVHDVAVMSKFRGLGLSQKMLRKVEEIARQRGCCKITLEVLEGNAIAQNAYSKFGFAPGMFDPNHGRMLFWIKDLQP, encoded by the coding sequence ATGGATTCCGCGGAAATTCTTGTGCTTCAAGCCAGTTACACCAATCCACTGCACGCCGAGGCCATCGGCGTGCTGCTCAATCACTATGCGGAAGACCCCATGGGCGGCGGTCACCCGATCGACCCTGACCTGCTGCGCCGATTGCCTGAAGAACTGGCGCGCCGACCGCATGCTTTCAGTGTGCTGGCCTTCGTCGGTGGCGAGCCGGCCGGGCTGGTTAACTGCTTTGAGGGCTTTTCCACCTTTGCCTGCAAGCCTTTGGTCAACGTCCACGATGTAGCGGTGATGAGCAAGTTTCGCGGTTTGGGGCTGAGTCAGAAAATGCTTCGCAAGGTCGAGGAAATCGCCCGGCAGCGCGGCTGCTGCAAGATCACTCTTGAAGTGTTGGAAGGCAATGCAATAGCGCAAAACGCCTACAGCAAGTTCGGCTTCGCGCCTGGTATGTTCGACCCGAATCACGGGCGCATGCTGTTTTGGATCAAGGATTTGCAGCCATAA
- a CDS encoding nucleobase:cation symporter-2 family protein, protein MTASEKAPRNNDLIYGLNDRPHLTATVFAALQHVLASFVGIITPTLIMGGALGLQSEIPYLISMALFVSGLGTFVQAKRFGPVGSGLLCLQGTSFSFISVILSAGFMVKARGGGTDEILSTIFGVCFFAAFIEVVLSQFIGKLRMLITPVVTGTIITLMGLSLIKVAMTDIAGGFGAADLGAASHVFLAALVLGTIVVLNRVDVPFLRLGAIVIGLTLGYVVAWLMGTVDFASLPEVPLVSVPVPFKYGFNFDWVAFVPVAVIFLVSPLEAAGDLTANSMISRQPVKGPLYIRRIKSGLLADGLNSAMAAVFNSMPMVTFAQNNGVIQLTGVASRYVAFFIAGLLVVLGLFPMIGAVLQLMPKPVLGGAELVMFGTVAVAGIKILAEAGLHRRNMLIVAISLGMGLGIAAVPEVLRELPQALRNIFESPITVGALCAIVLNIFLPEEFIELEEDDFDPEASILQVMENPDVPAKGEPASPAAVAQLNR, encoded by the coding sequence ATGACCGCCTCTGAAAAAGCCCCACGCAACAACGATCTGATCTACGGCCTCAACGACCGTCCGCACCTCACTGCTACCGTGTTTGCCGCGCTGCAACACGTGTTGGCGAGCTTCGTCGGCATCATCACCCCGACCCTGATCATGGGCGGTGCCCTCGGCCTGCAAAGCGAAATCCCTTACCTGATCAGCATGGCGCTGTTCGTGTCCGGCCTCGGCACGTTCGTACAGGCCAAGCGGTTCGGCCCGGTCGGCTCGGGGTTGTTGTGCCTGCAAGGCACGAGTTTTTCCTTTATCAGCGTGATTCTCAGCGCCGGTTTCATGGTCAAGGCTCGCGGTGGCGGCACCGATGAAATCCTCTCGACGATCTTTGGCGTGTGTTTTTTCGCCGCATTCATTGAAGTGGTGCTGAGCCAGTTCATCGGCAAGCTGCGCATGCTGATCACCCCGGTGGTCACAGGCACGATCATTACGTTGATGGGCCTGTCGCTGATCAAAGTGGCGATGACCGACATTGCCGGCGGTTTCGGTGCGGCCGATCTGGGCGCGGCCAGCCATGTATTTCTGGCAGCGCTGGTGCTCGGCACCATCGTGGTGTTGAACCGCGTCGACGTGCCGTTCCTGCGGTTGGGCGCGATTGTGATCGGCCTGACCCTCGGCTATGTGGTTGCGTGGCTGATGGGCACCGTGGATTTTGCCAGCCTGCCTGAAGTGCCTCTGGTCAGCGTGCCGGTGCCGTTCAAGTACGGCTTCAATTTCGATTGGGTGGCGTTCGTGCCGGTGGCGGTGATCTTCCTCGTGTCGCCGCTGGAAGCCGCCGGCGACCTGACCGCCAACTCGATGATTTCCCGGCAACCGGTCAAAGGCCCGTTGTACATCCGCCGGATCAAGTCCGGGCTGCTCGCCGACGGTCTCAACTCGGCCATGGCCGCCGTATTCAACAGCATGCCGATGGTGACTTTTGCACAGAACAACGGCGTGATTCAGTTGACCGGCGTGGCCAGCCGCTACGTCGCTTTCTTTATTGCTGGCCTGCTGGTGGTGTTGGGGCTGTTCCCGATGATCGGTGCGGTGCTGCAACTGATGCCCAAACCGGTGCTCGGCGGTGCGGAACTGGTGATGTTCGGCACCGTCGCCGTGGCCGGGATCAAGATCCTCGCCGAGGCGGGCCTGCATCGACGCAACATGCTGATCGTGGCAATTTCCCTGGGTATGGGCCTGGGCATTGCCGCCGTGCCGGAAGTCCTGCGCGAGCTGCCGCAAGCGCTGCGTAACATCTTCGAATCGCCAATCACCGTCGGGGCGTTGTGCGCTATCGTGCTGAACATCTTCCTGCCGGAAGAATTCATCGAACTGGAAGAAGACGACTTCGACCCGGAAGCCTCTATTCTTCAGGTCATGGAAAACCCGGATGTCCCGGCCAAAGGTGAACCTGCCTCGCCAGCGGCTGTCGCACAGTTGAACCGCTAA
- a CDS encoding TonB-dependent siderophore receptor, with amino-acid sequence MFAPITRSMTLTLGLCGAALSPELLAESEAEKPSEPAATALELASTSVTAKGLGSNTENTDAYTSGAMSTATRMNLSIKETPQSVSVVTRQQMDDFKLGTLSEAMGQTTGVVVQHLDSDRVNYSSRGYSITNFQIDGMLNTFDRMKTDADTIIYDRIEVVRGATGLTTGAGDPSATINMVRKRPTAQWQALAGVSGGSYDNYYSYVDVGGPLAFDGRLRGRTVMAYRDSQSIRDKYALQREVGYGILEADLTDSTVLAVGYDYQDKQVQGSSWGTLPYWNADGSKAKLGRSTNMATSWSSWPLKDKTAFATLDQALAGGWRLKAAYTHRTSDVDGKIYYGGAGYPEADRSGMVAYTSHMIGTQKMSVYDFNVSGPYSLLGREHELMLGYGEAEHRSYAPKTFAGTLPANYGTIRDWKYMGEIGKFSDTVSDLTGSRGSTRQKAGYIATRLSLTDDLHAVIGSRYGSWEGKNADYYYDDNRQLTSVDTTNQQQNDIWTPYAGLLYDLTPEYTAYVSYTDIFKPQSNRDSSRKYLEPVVGSNYEVGLKGSLLQERLNVATALFWSKQENVAERDNSVPPDPATGEEFYKSSGKGNKVNGFEAEVSGEILNGWNMTAGYTYTHSVDGDKQRTNEKAPLNLLRISTAYRLPGNWQALTVGGAVNWQSSIYGDAQRPVGRDAAGKFITESTRINQGAYTVVKLMSRYAIDKNLSASLNVDNLFDKKYYENVGFYNGVYWGDPRTVTLSLDWKL; translated from the coding sequence ATGTTCGCGCCCATTACCCGTTCCATGACCCTCACGCTCGGCCTCTGCGGCGCCGCACTAAGCCCCGAACTGCTGGCGGAATCCGAAGCGGAAAAACCGTCGGAACCTGCCGCCACCGCGCTGGAACTGGCATCGACCAGCGTCACCGCCAAAGGCCTTGGCAGCAACACCGAAAACACCGACGCCTACACCTCCGGCGCCATGAGCACCGCGACTCGGATGAACCTGTCGATCAAGGAAACCCCGCAATCGGTGTCCGTGGTCACCCGCCAGCAAATGGATGATTTCAAGCTCGGTACATTGTCAGAGGCCATGGGTCAGACCACTGGCGTGGTGGTGCAGCACCTTGACTCGGATCGGGTCAACTATTCGTCGCGCGGCTATTCGATCACCAACTTCCAGATCGACGGAATGCTCAACACGTTCGATCGCATGAAGACCGATGCCGACACCATCATTTACGACCGCATCGAAGTGGTTCGCGGTGCAACCGGACTGACCACCGGCGCAGGCGATCCTTCGGCGACCATCAACATGGTGCGCAAGCGTCCGACGGCGCAATGGCAGGCGCTGGCCGGGGTCAGCGGCGGCAGTTACGACAATTACTACAGCTACGTGGATGTCGGCGGCCCGCTGGCCTTCGATGGTCGCCTGCGTGGGCGTACGGTCATGGCCTATCGCGACAGCCAGTCGATTCGCGACAAGTACGCGCTGCAACGCGAGGTCGGCTACGGGATTCTTGAAGCAGACTTGACTGATTCCACCGTGCTGGCGGTGGGTTATGACTATCAGGACAAACAGGTGCAAGGCTCGTCCTGGGGCACGTTGCCCTACTGGAATGCCGACGGCAGCAAGGCAAAACTGGGCCGTTCGACCAACATGGCGACGTCCTGGAGTTCCTGGCCACTCAAGGATAAAACCGCGTTCGCCACCCTTGATCAGGCGCTGGCGGGAGGCTGGCGTCTGAAAGCGGCCTACACCCACCGCACCAGCGATGTCGACGGCAAGATCTACTACGGCGGCGCCGGCTATCCCGAGGCTGACCGCAGCGGCATGGTCGCCTACACCTCGCACATGATCGGCACGCAGAAAATGAGCGTCTACGACTTCAACGTCTCCGGTCCTTATTCGCTGCTCGGCCGCGAGCACGAATTGATGCTCGGTTATGGCGAAGCCGAACACCGCTCCTATGCTCCGAAAACCTTCGCCGGCACGCTTCCCGCCAATTACGGCACGATCCGCGACTGGAAGTACATGGGCGAGATTGGCAAATTCTCCGACACTGTCAGCGATTTGACCGGTTCCAGGGGCAGCACCCGGCAAAAGGCCGGTTATATCGCCACGCGCCTGAGCCTGACGGACGACTTGCATGCCGTGATCGGCAGTCGTTACGGCAGTTGGGAAGGCAAAAATGCCGATTACTACTATGACGATAATCGGCAACTGACCAGCGTTGACACGACTAATCAGCAACAGAACGACATCTGGACGCCCTATGCCGGCCTGCTCTACGACTTGACCCCGGAGTACACCGCTTACGTCAGCTACACCGATATTTTCAAACCGCAGAGCAACCGCGACAGCAGCCGCAAATACCTGGAACCGGTGGTTGGCAGCAACTACGAAGTGGGCCTCAAGGGCAGCTTGCTGCAAGAGCGGCTGAACGTTGCAACGGCGCTGTTCTGGAGCAAGCAGGAGAACGTTGCCGAGCGTGACAATTCCGTCCCGCCGGATCCGGCCACTGGCGAAGAGTTCTACAAATCCAGCGGCAAGGGCAACAAGGTCAATGGCTTCGAGGCTGAAGTTTCCGGCGAAATCCTCAACGGCTGGAACATGACTGCCGGTTACACCTACACCCATTCGGTAGACGGTGATAAACAGCGCACCAATGAAAAGGCGCCGCTGAACCTGCTACGCATTTCCACGGCGTATCGTTTGCCGGGTAACTGGCAGGCATTGACCGTGGGCGGCGCGGTGAACTGGCAAAGCAGCATCTATGGCGATGCGCAACGCCCGGTCGGCCGCGATGCCGCCGGCAAGTTCATCACTGAAAGCACACGGATCAACCAGGGCGCCTACACCGTGGTCAAGTTGATGTCGCGCTATGCCATCGACAAAAATCTTTCGGCCTCGCTGAACGTCGACAACCTGTTCGACAAGAAGTATTACGAAAACGTCGGTTTCTACAACGGCGTGTACTGGGGCGATCCGCGAACCGTGACGTTGAGTCTGGACTGGAAGCTCTGA
- a CDS encoding phosphoethanolamine transferase CptA yields MTMFKRSPKSATGFDWAGFLWLFVFFWYFSGITQLLIQITGTSGFTGFRQAFVMSAIWLAPMLLFPKRTKLLAGIIGLVLWACSMASLGYFFIYQQEFSQSVIFIMFESNVSEAGEYMTQYFAWWMVPAFLAHTAFAYFLWTRLRPVYMPRGRAMVAAAAIVIAVVGYPLVKQTLRMGTFAQGFEKFETRIEPAVPWQMAVAYHRYLDTLADMQGMLHSASKIPPLHNLKAANADQPSTLVLVIGESTNRQRMSLYGYPRNTTPELDKLKDQLAVFDNVVTPRPYTIEALQQVLTFADEENPDLYLSTPSLVSMMKQAGYKTFWITNQQTMTKRNTMLTTFSEQADEQVYLNNNRNQNAAQYDGDVIEPFNKALADAAPRKLIVVHLLGTHMSYQYRYPPTFDKFKDRNGVPAGVRDDQVPTYNSYDNAVLYNDFVVSSLIKDYAKSDPNGFLLYLSDHGEDVFDSVGHKTLGRNENKPTAPMYTIPFMAWASPKWKENHDWNFAADLQRPYSSSHLIHTWADMAGLSFDEMDRSKSLVSDSFKVRPLLIGDPYQTDQRALIDFSLMKPKPASPAPADVAQK; encoded by the coding sequence ATGACGATGTTTAAACGCAGCCCCAAGTCTGCGACAGGTTTCGACTGGGCCGGTTTCCTCTGGCTGTTTGTGTTCTTCTGGTATTTTTCCGGCATTACCCAACTGCTGATTCAGATCACCGGCACTTCCGGTTTCACCGGGTTCCGTCAGGCGTTCGTGATGAGCGCGATCTGGCTGGCTCCGATGCTGCTCTTCCCCAAGCGCACAAAACTGCTTGCCGGCATAATCGGACTGGTGCTGTGGGCCTGTTCGATGGCCAGCCTGGGCTACTTCTTTATCTATCAGCAGGAGTTTTCCCAGAGCGTCATCTTCATCATGTTCGAATCGAACGTGTCCGAAGCCGGCGAGTACATGACCCAGTACTTCGCCTGGTGGATGGTTCCGGCGTTCCTCGCTCATACCGCGTTTGCCTATTTCCTGTGGACTCGCCTGCGCCCGGTGTACATGCCCCGTGGTCGCGCCATGGTCGCTGCCGCCGCCATCGTGATCGCAGTGGTCGGCTATCCGCTGGTCAAGCAAACCCTGCGCATGGGCACCTTCGCTCAGGGATTCGAGAAGTTCGAAACCCGCATCGAGCCAGCCGTGCCATGGCAAATGGCCGTGGCGTATCACCGTTATCTCGACACACTGGCCGACATGCAGGGCATGCTGCACAGCGCGAGCAAGATCCCGCCGCTGCATAACCTGAAGGCTGCCAATGCCGACCAGCCTTCCACGCTGGTGCTGGTGATTGGTGAGTCGACCAATCGTCAGCGCATGAGCCTGTACGGCTACCCGCGCAATACCACACCGGAACTGGACAAGCTCAAGGATCAACTGGCGGTATTCGACAACGTCGTCACCCCGCGTCCTTACACCATCGAGGCGTTGCAGCAAGTACTGACGTTCGCCGACGAAGAAAATCCGGATCTGTACCTGTCTACGCCGTCACTGGTCAGCATGATGAAACAGGCGGGGTACAAGACTTTCTGGATCACCAACCAGCAGACCATGACCAAGCGCAACACCATGCTCACGACCTTCTCCGAGCAGGCTGACGAGCAGGTATACCTGAACAACAACCGTAATCAGAACGCCGCCCAGTACGATGGCGACGTGATCGAGCCGTTCAACAAGGCCCTGGCCGATGCGGCGCCGCGCAAGCTGATCGTCGTGCATCTGCTCGGCACCCACATGAGCTATCAGTACCGTTATCCGCCGACCTTCGACAAGTTCAAGGACCGCAACGGGGTGCCGGCCGGCGTGCGTGACGACCAGGTACCCACCTACAACAGCTACGACAACGCCGTGCTGTACAACGACTTTGTCGTGTCGAGCCTGATCAAGGATTACGCCAAATCCGATCCGAACGGTTTCCTGCTGTATCTTTCTGACCACGGCGAAGACGTGTTCGACTCGGTCGGCCACAAAACCCTTGGGCGTAACGAAAACAAACCGACGGCGCCGATGTATACCATTCCGTTCATGGCCTGGGCCTCGCCGAAATGGAAGGAAAACCATGACTGGAACTTCGCTGCCGACCTGCAGCGACCGTACAGCAGCTCGCACCTGATCCACACTTGGGCAGACATGGCCGGTTTGAGTTTCGATGAAATGGACCGCAGCAAGAGCCTGGTAAGCGACAGCTTCAAGGTTCGTCCACTGCTGATCGGCGACCCGTATCAAACTGACCAGCGAGCACTGATTGATTTCAGCCTGATGAAGCCGAAACCCGCCTCACCCGCACCCGCGGATGTCGCGCAAAAGTAA
- a CDS encoding DUF6026 family protein: MGTVVNALPPQTLYVTLRRDELRELKAERDRLQGEVALLQERLQALQPAERRLPTTKKAALPNSQTRHG; the protein is encoded by the coding sequence ATGGGCACAGTTGTTAACGCACTACCTCCACAGACGCTTTACGTCACCCTTCGTCGCGACGAATTGCGCGAACTCAAGGCAGAGCGCGACCGCCTTCAGGGCGAAGTGGCCCTCCTGCAAGAGCGCCTGCAAGCGCTGCAGCCGGCCGAAAGGCGCCTGCCAACCACAAAAAAAGCCGCGCTCCCCAACAGCCAGACCCGCCACGGATAA
- the zapE gene encoding cell division protein ZapE produces MTFDSPLSAWQHAIEHKGFIQDEAQEHAVWALQKCHEALHAGARSITGVYLWGPVGRGKTWLMDQFFQSLRVPARRQHFHHFMGWVHQRSFQLTGIADPLRALAKELAAEVRVLCFDELFVNDIGDAIILGRLFQVMFDEGVVVVCTSNLPPDDLYADGFNRDRFVPAITAIKAHMQVVAVNGAEDHRLHPGAIQQRYFVTAPEGFSALDEVFKALTAGQSSSAEPVPVGHRVLNVVQASETVLWCRYADLCEQPFAAMDFIALCDTYRAILLSDVPNLSAQKREGRIARGTEDGAQRVVAGDRELPQLSVHDDGVRRFIALVDECYDRKVPLYIEAQVAMDALYTEGYLEFPFRRTLSRLQEMQLQRFAEA; encoded by the coding sequence ATGACTTTCGACTCCCCGCTCAGCGCCTGGCAGCACGCCATCGAACACAAGGGTTTCATCCAGGATGAGGCTCAGGAGCATGCCGTCTGGGCGCTGCAAAAATGCCACGAAGCCTTGCACGCCGGTGCTCGTTCGATCACCGGGGTGTATTTGTGGGGGCCGGTCGGACGCGGCAAGACCTGGCTGATGGATCAGTTCTTTCAGAGCCTGCGGGTGCCGGCGCGGCGTCAGCACTTCCACCATTTCATGGGCTGGGTGCACCAGCGCTCGTTCCAGTTGACCGGGATCGCCGATCCGCTGCGTGCGCTGGCCAAAGAGCTGGCGGCCGAGGTGCGGGTGCTGTGCTTCGACGAACTGTTCGTCAACGACATCGGCGATGCGATCATTCTCGGGCGCCTGTTTCAGGTGATGTTCGACGAAGGTGTGGTGGTGGTCTGTACGTCCAACCTGCCACCGGATGATTTGTACGCTGACGGCTTTAACCGTGACCGTTTCGTCCCGGCGATCACCGCGATCAAGGCGCATATGCAGGTGGTTGCGGTCAACGGCGCCGAGGATCATCGCTTGCATCCGGGGGCGATTCAGCAGCGCTACTTTGTTACTGCTCCCGAGGGCTTCAGTGCATTAGATGAAGTCTTTAAAGCGCTGACGGCCGGGCAATCGTCCAGCGCCGAGCCTGTGCCGGTCGGCCATCGTGTACTGAACGTCGTGCAGGCCAGTGAAACCGTGCTGTGGTGCCGTTACGCTGATCTGTGCGAGCAACCGTTCGCCGCGATGGATTTCATCGCGCTGTGCGACACCTATCGGGCTATCCTTTTGAGCGACGTGCCGAACCTCAGCGCACAGAAGCGCGAAGGGCGCATCGCTCGCGGCACCGAAGACGGCGCCCAGCGGGTGGTGGCGGGTGATCGTGAATTGCCGCAGTTGTCGGTTCACGACGATGGCGTCCGGCGTTTCATCGCGCTGGTCGACGAGTGCTACGACCGCAAGGTACCGCTGTACATCGAGGCACAAGTGGCCATGGACGCGCTGTACACCGAGGGCTATCTGGAATTCCCGTTCCGCCGGACCCTCAGCCGTTTGCAAGAGATGCAGTTGCAGCGCTTTGCCGAAGCTTGA